Proteins from a genomic interval of Bradyrhizobium sp. CCBAU 53340:
- a CDS encoding PLP-dependent aminotransferase family protein, which translates to MQKIPTNSVAAGKAELPLDLAGPHITAGASSAHRLYQALCEMIVSGLVKPGEALPSSRTLAKQTGFRRNAVVTAYERLIADGFAQATVGSGTFVAARIPGRTAASKKPKAIVEAPQQGILALGCTHIDERALQRFRAFVGRRMRAFGSEHLHYGDPRGSRELRVAIADHLLSARGLRCDPDQIMLTSGTLHTLRIALSAILKADDQVWCEDPGYPIARRTITQCGYRTVPIPVDAHGLQVARGRSLAPAARAAYVTPSHQFPLGVQMSMPRRLELLDWARQAGAFVFEDDYDSEFRYDGAPLMSLAGIDHLQRVIYMGTFAKTLFPGLRIGYCALPERLVGDVTAARTTLDRFPGTLMEGAVADMLNSGAFAANLKRVRKLYREARDALAETLEAASDGALTVPVPSQGLHLVARFDPSVAPAVAAEAKQATGAEGWLLADTYARARPLPGFVLGFSGHAVPRLVAAAERLAGEARAALRRNGKSARRA; encoded by the coding sequence ATGCAAAAAATTCCGACCAATTCTGTCGCGGCGGGCAAAGCCGAATTGCCGCTCGATCTCGCCGGCCCCCACATCACCGCCGGCGCCTCCTCTGCGCACCGGCTGTACCAGGCGCTGTGCGAGATGATTGTCTCCGGCCTGGTAAAACCTGGCGAGGCGCTGCCGTCGTCGCGCACGCTGGCCAAGCAAACCGGCTTCCGGCGCAACGCCGTCGTCACCGCCTATGAGCGCCTGATCGCCGACGGCTTTGCACAGGCCACCGTGGGGTCTGGCACGTTCGTCGCCGCGCGCATCCCGGGCCGCACCGCCGCGTCGAAGAAGCCGAAGGCGATCGTTGAGGCGCCGCAGCAAGGCATACTCGCGCTCGGCTGCACCCATATCGACGAGCGCGCGCTGCAACGCTTCCGCGCCTTCGTCGGCCGGCGCATGCGCGCCTTCGGCAGCGAGCATCTGCACTATGGCGATCCGCGCGGTAGCCGCGAGCTGCGGGTTGCGATCGCCGATCATCTGCTGTCGGCGCGAGGCCTGCGCTGCGACCCCGACCAGATTATGCTGACATCGGGCACACTGCACACGCTGCGCATTGCTCTCAGCGCGATCCTGAAGGCCGATGATCAGGTCTGGTGCGAGGATCCCGGCTATCCCATTGCCCGCAGAACCATCACGCAGTGCGGCTATCGCACCGTGCCGATTCCCGTCGACGCGCACGGCCTGCAAGTCGCCAGGGGCCGCTCGCTCGCACCGGCCGCGCGCGCGGCCTATGTCACGCCGTCGCACCAGTTTCCGTTGGGCGTGCAGATGTCGATGCCGCGCCGGCTCGAGCTGCTCGACTGGGCCAGGCAGGCGGGCGCCTTCGTGTTCGAGGACGATTACGACAGCGAGTTCCGCTATGACGGCGCGCCGCTGATGTCGCTGGCCGGCATCGATCATCTCCAGCGCGTGATCTACATGGGCACCTTTGCCAAGACGCTGTTTCCGGGCCTGCGCATTGGGTATTGCGCCCTGCCCGAACGTCTGGTCGGCGATGTCACGGCCGCGCGCACCACGCTTGACCGCTTTCCCGGCACGTTGATGGAAGGTGCGGTCGCCGACATGCTGAATTCCGGCGCGTTTGCGGCCAACCTGAAGCGTGTCAGAAAGCTGTATCGTGAGGCACGCGATGCACTGGCTGAGACGCTTGAAGCAGCCTCGGATGGTGCGCTGACAGTCCCGGTGCCGTCGCAGGGCCTGCACCTCGTGGCACGATTCGATCCATCGGTTGCCCCCGCGGTGGCAGCCGAGGCGAAGCAGGCGACAGGTGCCGAGGGCTGGCTGCTCGCCGACACCTATGCGCGGGCGCGCCCCCTACCCGGCTTCGTGCTTGGATTTTCGGGGCACGCGGTTCCGCGTCTGGTCGCCGCCGCAGAGCGGCTGGCGGGAGAAGCGCGCGCCGCCTTGCGCCGCAATGGCAAATCCGCCCGGCGGGCGTGA
- a CDS encoding DUF6719 family protein: MSLGRPTCLSLLISVALASTAHATTVGREQDIVDLKLGQRVQVDDGTCPAGQIKEVRGSKMTDRGVVRTASCVPRFGPKTK, encoded by the coding sequence ATGTCGCTTGGCCGCCCAACCTGTCTCTCGCTGCTGATCTCCGTCGCGCTTGCCTCAACGGCACACGCGACGACAGTCGGGCGCGAGCAGGATATCGTCGACCTCAAGCTCGGTCAGCGCGTGCAGGTGGATGACGGAACCTGCCCGGCCGGCCAGATCAAGGAAGTGCGTGGTTCGAAGATGACTGATCGGGGCGTCGTGCGAACCGCCTCCTGCGTGCCCCGGTTCGGTCCCAAGACCAAGTAA
- a CDS encoding CreA family protein encodes MSSRFPGLSRIRLKDFALFLLLLVAPVASASAADEPDLIFRRSTVFKWMSPNDKLATYGLDDPEVEGVACHFTVPEKGGFKGWLGLAEEVSDISLACRQIGPIKFKDKMEQGDDMFRRRRSLFFKKMQIVRGCDAKRNVLVYMVYSDKLIEGSPKNSTSTVPIMPWGPADANVQKCGDFFTQ; translated from the coding sequence ATGTCATCTCGTTTCCCCGGTCTTTCGCGCATCCGCTTGAAAGACTTCGCTTTATTTCTGTTGCTGTTGGTTGCGCCCGTCGCGTCCGCCTCCGCCGCCGACGAGCCGGATCTGATCTTCCGCCGTTCCACTGTCTTCAAGTGGATGAGTCCCAATGACAAGCTCGCGACCTACGGCCTCGACGATCCCGAGGTCGAGGGCGTGGCCTGTCATTTCACGGTGCCGGAGAAGGGAGGCTTCAAAGGTTGGCTCGGTCTTGCCGAAGAGGTCTCGGATATCTCGCTGGCCTGCCGGCAGATCGGTCCGATCAAGTTCAAGGACAAGATGGAGCAGGGCGACGACATGTTCCGCAGGCGCCGCTCGCTCTTCTTCAAGAAGATGCAGATCGTGCGAGGCTGTGACGCCAAGCGCAATGTGCTGGTCTATATGGTCTATTCGGACAAGCTGATCGAGGGATCGCCGAAGAACTCGACTTCGACGGTGCCAATCATGCCGTGGGGGCCGGCCGATGCGAACGTCCAGAAGTGCGGGGACTTCTTCACTCAGTGA
- a CDS encoding L,D-transpeptidase, translating into MNSVNGSPFSAAPVRLWQVAILAAAGAIGTASQAEAAFYYYSDYSDGSYGRQQPYVEEPRLKPQKRGSAAAKNKKETVVEKETGAKPQGPLVIVVSIDRQKVTIYDSNGVFAESPVSTGMKGHSTPMGVFSVIQKHKFHHSNIYSGAPMPYMQRITWSGVAMHAGVLPGYPASHGCIRMPMAFAVKMWNWTKMGARVIVTPGQMTPQSFSHPMLASLRVPPQPAASLEPTTSVGDKADKGASEAKVTDTKPAETKSPETKTASADGVLELRSTVGHTVMSDVTTGNAATREEAATTEDKTGTKSANASEPIKQPAAAAKTDEAAKPTDTVSTEAKPAEAAETPKATPDDKAEAAKSKPSDAPKADAPKAEAAAEPAKSEPVKSEPAKDSAATAIAPAQAASPDAKNDQTRIADPAPSVKPDLPKRAGQIAVFISRKDSKLYVRQNFAPLFDVPVTIAASDRPLGTHVFTAEIDKTDTNALHWSVVSLPVSVRAAARDDDGRLVHRQRGVAVIPVAAKPVITPDSPAEALDRITIPADAMAKINEMLTSGGSVIVSDQGINQGETGEGTDFIVRLY; encoded by the coding sequence ATGAATAGCGTGAACGGGTCCCCTTTTTCGGCCGCGCCTGTAAGGCTGTGGCAGGTCGCGATTTTGGCGGCAGCGGGGGCGATCGGAACGGCAAGCCAGGCGGAGGCAGCGTTCTACTATTATTCGGATTACTCGGACGGATCCTACGGACGGCAGCAGCCGTACGTCGAGGAGCCGCGACTGAAGCCGCAGAAACGCGGCTCGGCAGCCGCAAAGAACAAGAAAGAGACCGTCGTCGAGAAAGAGACCGGCGCGAAACCGCAAGGTCCGCTCGTCATCGTCGTCTCGATCGACCGTCAGAAGGTCACTATTTACGACTCCAACGGCGTGTTCGCGGAGTCGCCGGTGTCGACCGGCATGAAGGGTCACTCGACGCCGATGGGCGTGTTCAGCGTCATCCAGAAGCACAAATTCCACCACTCCAACATCTATAGCGGCGCGCCGATGCCGTACATGCAGCGGATCACCTGGTCCGGCGTCGCCATGCATGCCGGCGTATTGCCGGGCTATCCGGCCTCGCACGGCTGCATCCGCATGCCGATGGCGTTCGCGGTGAAGATGTGGAACTGGACCAAGATGGGCGCGCGCGTGATCGTCACGCCCGGCCAGATGACCCCGCAAAGCTTCTCGCATCCGATGCTCGCTTCGCTGCGTGTCCCGCCGCAGCCCGCAGCAAGCCTCGAGCCGACGACGAGCGTCGGCGATAAGGCGGACAAGGGCGCGTCCGAAGCCAAGGTTACGGACACCAAGCCTGCCGAGACCAAGTCTCCAGAGACGAAGACCGCCAGCGCCGACGGCGTGCTCGAGTTGCGTTCCACGGTCGGCCACACCGTGATGTCGGATGTGACGACGGGCAATGCGGCGACTCGTGAGGAAGCCGCAACGACCGAGGATAAGACCGGCACCAAATCCGCCAACGCGTCCGAGCCGATCAAGCAGCCCGCGGCGGCTGCGAAGACGGACGAAGCGGCCAAGCCCACCGACACAGTAAGCACTGAAGCGAAGCCCGCCGAGGCTGCGGAAACGCCCAAGGCGACGCCGGACGACAAGGCCGAGGCCGCAAAGTCCAAGCCTTCAGATGCTCCGAAGGCCGACGCGCCGAAGGCAGAAGCAGCTGCGGAGCCTGCCAAATCCGAGCCGGTCAAATCCGAGCCTGCCAAGGATTCGGCGGCGACGGCAATTGCACCCGCACAAGCCGCTTCGCCGGACGCAAAGAATGATCAGACCCGCATCGCCGATCCTGCGCCGTCCGTGAAGCCGGACCTGCCGAAGCGAGCTGGCCAGATTGCCGTGTTCATCAGCCGCAAGGATTCCAAGCTCTATGTGCGGCAGAACTTTGCACCGCTGTTCGATGTGCCCGTGACGATTGCGGCAAGCGACCGACCACTCGGCACCCACGTTTTCACCGCCGAGATCGATAAGACCGATACCAACGCGCTGCATTGGTCGGTGGTGTCGCTGCCCGTCTCAGTCCGTGCCGCCGCGCGTGACGACGACGGCCGCCTGGTGCACCGTCAGCGTGGCGTCGCGGTGATCCCTGTCGCCGCAAAGCCGGTGATCACGCCTGATAGCCCGGCCGAAGCGCTGGATCGCATCACGATCCCCGCGGATGCCATGGCGAAGATCAACGAGATGCTCACCTCCGGCGGCTCGGTCATCGTCTCCGACCAGGGCATCAACCAGGGTGAAACCGGCGAAGGCACCGACTTCATCGTCCGGCTCTACTGA
- a CDS encoding glutathione peroxidase, translating into MLNRRTMLVTALLAATNSATRARADAGMSRISAYAFSFPALSGDDIRLAAFTGKPLLVVNTASLCGYTPQYAGLQELWSEFSARGLTVIGVPSNDFGGQEPGGTSEISETAHHQYGVTFPIAAKAVVVGAKAHPFYRWAAEDRPKEVPRWNFHKYLIGRDGYIADVFPSAVEPVDTRIKTAIARALADS; encoded by the coding sequence ATGCTGAACCGCAGGACCATGCTCGTCACGGCGCTTCTCGCGGCAACCAATTCGGCAACGCGCGCACGGGCCGATGCCGGGATGAGCCGGATTTCCGCCTACGCATTTTCGTTCCCCGCTCTGTCCGGCGACGACATCAGGCTCGCCGCCTTTACCGGCAAGCCATTGCTGGTCGTGAACACCGCCTCGCTGTGCGGATACACGCCGCAATATGCCGGCCTGCAGGAGCTCTGGAGCGAGTTTAGTGCGCGCGGCCTCACCGTGATTGGCGTGCCCTCCAACGACTTCGGCGGCCAGGAACCCGGCGGCACCAGCGAGATCTCGGAGACAGCACACCACCAATACGGCGTTACCTTCCCGATAGCCGCCAAGGCCGTTGTGGTCGGGGCGAAGGCACATCCGTTTTACAGATGGGCCGCCGAGGACCGGCCCAAGGAGGTTCCGCGCTGGAACTTCCACAAATATCTGATCGGCCGTGATGGCTATATCGCCGACGTGTTTCCCTCCGCCGTGGAGCCTGTCGACACCCGGATCAAGACTGCAATTGCCAGAGCCTTGGCCGATAGTTGA
- a CDS encoding polysaccharide deacetylase family protein → MRVAAGLILASAMSVALTGAAWSQTPAAKPAAATQAAPAAAPAAAAAPAAAAPAAAAVQPSAAFPPPPQQAPQPARAACNNPNALGVARTVEIDTTGGPGFGFEHFKELDFLRDKEVVLTFDDGPWPRNTPAVLKALADQCTTGIFFSIGKHATYEPEILKQVYAAGHTIGTHTWSHANLNDKKLNEAQRKDEIEKGISAVKWALGGISPAAFFRFPALQHPPEMVTYLGNRNVAIFSCDIDSFDFKASKPEKVIENVMKKLDNKGKGIILMHDFQKHTAEALPELLNRLKAGGYKIVAMRAKAPVASLPEYDQELMKDVKLPTVSTRPVNSVVTTVSE, encoded by the coding sequence ATGCGTGTGGCGGCAGGACTGATTTTGGCAAGCGCGATGTCTGTTGCGCTGACAGGCGCGGCATGGTCGCAGACCCCGGCTGCAAAACCCGCAGCCGCCACCCAGGCCGCGCCCGCAGCAGCACCGGCTGCAGCCGCAGCTCCAGCAGCCGCAGCCCCGGCAGCAGCTGCAGTCCAACCGAGCGCCGCCTTCCCGCCTCCGCCGCAACAGGCGCCGCAGCCGGCGCGCGCCGCCTGCAACAATCCGAACGCACTCGGCGTCGCCCGCACCGTGGAGATCGACACCACCGGCGGTCCCGGCTTCGGCTTCGAGCATTTCAAGGAGCTCGACTTCCTGCGTGACAAGGAGGTCGTCCTGACCTTCGACGACGGTCCCTGGCCGCGCAACACGCCTGCCGTGCTGAAGGCGCTCGCCGACCAGTGCACCACCGGCATCTTCTTCTCGATCGGCAAGCACGCCACCTACGAGCCGGAGATCCTGAAGCAGGTCTACGCGGCCGGTCACACCATCGGCACCCACACCTGGTCGCACGCCAACCTCAACGACAAGAAGCTGAACGAGGCGCAGCGCAAGGACGAGATCGAGAAGGGCATCAGCGCGGTGAAATGGGCGCTCGGCGGTATCTCGCCCGCGGCATTCTTCCGCTTCCCGGCGCTGCAACATCCGCCGGAGATGGTCACCTATCTCGGCAACCGCAACGTCGCGATCTTTTCCTGCGATATCGACTCCTTCGACTTCAAGGCGTCGAAGCCCGAGAAGGTGATCGAGAACGTGATGAAGAAGCTCGATAACAAGGGCAAAGGCATCATCCTGATGCACGACTTCCAGAAGCACACAGCGGAGGCGCTGCCCGAGCTTCTGAATCGCCTCAAGGCCGGCGGCTACAAGATCGTGGCGATGCGCGCCAAGGCGCCGGTCGCCTCGCTCCCCGAATACGACCAGGAGCTGATGAAGGACGTCAAGCTGCCGACCGTGAGCACGCGCCCGGTCAATTCCGTGGTGACGACCGTTTCCGAATAG
- a CDS encoding dihydrofolate reductase, which produces MSFHFEGYVIVSADGMLADAGHVMPDSLKFEGDKLFFEQALDGTALIVHGRNSHEQQPNSPKRKRLILTRRIKALTVDPDMPNATLWNPEHASFEEASAFADVASGRVAIIGGPAVFEMFMDRYDTFWLSEAPHVRLPGGEGCFVDVPKRTPHDVLRSHGMNPGTPYMLDAANDVTVTPWRRD; this is translated from the coding sequence TTGTCGTTTCATTTCGAAGGCTACGTCATCGTCTCGGCGGACGGCATGCTGGCCGACGCCGGCCACGTCATGCCCGACAGTCTGAAGTTCGAAGGCGACAAGCTGTTCTTCGAGCAGGCGCTCGATGGCACCGCGCTGATCGTGCACGGCCGCAACTCGCATGAGCAGCAGCCGAACTCGCCCAAGCGCAAGCGGCTGATCCTGACCCGCAGGATCAAGGCCCTCACCGTCGATCCGGATATGCCGAACGCGACGCTGTGGAATCCGGAGCATGCGAGCTTCGAGGAGGCCAGCGCCTTTGCCGACGTCGCCTCGGGGCGGGTCGCCATCATCGGCGGCCCCGCCGTGTTCGAGATGTTCATGGACCGCTACGACACGTTCTGGCTCTCGGAAGCCCCGCATGTGCGGTTGCCCGGCGGCGAAGGCTGCTTCGTCGATGTGCCCAAGCGGACGCCACACGACGTGCTGAGATCACATGGGATGAATCCGGGCACGCCGTACATGCTCGACGCCGCGAATGATGTGACTGTTACGCCGTGGCGGCGGGACTAG
- a CDS encoding DoxX family membrane protein yields MPAFVTFGRILFAVLFIYTGATKFFPLQATADSIAGKLVVPDVVAPYAKQLETATAMTTPQLLAIALAGLQILAGLMIALNFGARFFAMLMIIYIAVSTVLFSDFWNQAAPENAAMVVDALKNLSIIGALFMIMGYGRVTRPAEAAYGDM; encoded by the coding sequence ATGCCAGCGTTCGTGACTTTCGGGCGAATCCTGTTCGCCGTGCTGTTCATCTACACGGGCGCGACCAAGTTCTTCCCCCTCCAGGCGACGGCCGACTCCATCGCCGGCAAGCTCGTGGTGCCCGATGTGGTCGCGCCCTATGCCAAGCAGTTGGAGACCGCGACTGCGATGACCACGCCGCAGCTGCTCGCGATTGCGCTCGCTGGGCTGCAGATTCTGGCTGGATTGATGATCGCGCTGAATTTCGGCGCGCGCTTCTTCGCGATGCTGATGATCATCTACATCGCGGTCTCGACCGTCCTGTTCTCCGACTTCTGGAATCAGGCGGCGCCTGAAAATGCGGCGATGGTGGTCGACGCGCTGAAGAACCTCTCGATTATCGGCGCGCTGTTCATGATCATGGGCTATGGCCGCGTGACCCGTCCGGCTGAGGCCGCCTACGGCGACATGTAA
- a CDS encoding NADP-dependent malic enzyme, which produces MSSYSDDLHQAALAYHRLPRPGKLEIQASKPLANQRDLALAYSPGVAAACTEIAKNPAEAATLTTRANLVAVVSNGTAVLGLGNIGPLASKPVMEGKAVLFKKFAGIDVFDIEIAADTIDRVVETVAALEPTFGGINLEDIRGPECFEIEARLKERMKIPVFHDDQHGTAIIVAAAITNGLRLNGKKLSEVKIVASGAGAAAIATLNLLVSMGAQRKNIWVCDIDGLVHEGRNTSMDRWKAVYAQKTDKRTLGDVIGGADIFIGLSAPGVLKPEMAKAMGEKPLIMALANPTPEIMPEEARTVRPDAMICTGRSDYPNQVNNVLCFPFIFRGALDVGASAINEEMKHAAVEAIAQLAREAPSDAVSQGSLDTGEAGGFGPGSLIPSPFDPRLILRIAPAVAKAAMESGVATRPITNFDEYRALLERFAFRSGLVMKPMFAKAKTQPVRVIYAEGEDERVLRATQVVLEEKLATPILVGRPSVVEARIKRFGLSIKAGKDFDLVNPEDDPRYRSYVQSYVEVAGRHGVTPDAARTVVRTNNTVIAALAVTRGEADAMLCGVEGRYMSHLRHVREIVGFSPGVSDYAALALLITSKGAFFIADTQVRPNPSAEELAEIASLAAVHVQRFNIKPKIAFVSHSDFGSYDTESSRKMRRATQLLKEKHPEIEADGEMQGDTALSAAARRMVLPHSKLEGEANIMIMPTLDTANVAYQMIKSLADALPVGPILIGPARTAHILTPSVTARGILNMTAVAVVEAQERAARQQPTLFT; this is translated from the coding sequence ATGTCGTCCTATTCTGATGATCTCCACCAGGCGGCGCTGGCCTATCACCGTCTGCCGCGCCCCGGAAAGCTCGAGATCCAGGCGAGCAAGCCGCTCGCCAACCAGCGCGACCTCGCGCTGGCCTATTCTCCGGGCGTTGCCGCCGCCTGCACCGAGATCGCCAAGAACCCGGCGGAAGCCGCGACCCTGACCACCCGCGCCAATCTGGTCGCCGTCGTCTCCAACGGTACCGCGGTGCTCGGCCTCGGCAATATCGGCCCGCTGGCCTCCAAGCCGGTGATGGAGGGCAAGGCCGTCCTGTTCAAGAAATTCGCCGGCATCGACGTGTTCGACATCGAGATCGCCGCCGACACCATCGACCGCGTGGTCGAGACGGTGGCGGCGCTCGAGCCGACCTTCGGCGGCATCAATCTGGAAGACATCCGCGGACCGGAGTGCTTCGAGATCGAGGCGCGGCTGAAGGAGCGCATGAAGATCCCGGTCTTCCATGACGACCAGCACGGCACCGCCATCATCGTCGCCGCCGCCATCACCAACGGTCTCCGCCTGAACGGCAAGAAGCTGTCGGAGGTCAAGATCGTGGCGTCGGGGGCAGGGGCCGCCGCGATTGCGACGCTGAACCTCCTGGTGTCGATGGGCGCGCAGCGCAAGAACATCTGGGTCTGCGACATCGACGGCCTCGTGCACGAGGGCCGCAACACCTCGATGGACCGCTGGAAGGCGGTCTATGCGCAGAAGACCGACAAGCGCACGCTTGGCGACGTCATCGGCGGCGCCGACATCTTCATCGGCCTTTCCGCACCGGGCGTGCTCAAGCCGGAGATGGCCAAGGCCATGGGCGAGAAGCCCCTCATCATGGCGCTTGCCAACCCGACGCCTGAGATCATGCCGGAGGAAGCGCGCACCGTGCGTCCCGACGCCATGATCTGCACCGGGCGCTCGGACTATCCGAACCAGGTCAACAACGTCCTCTGCTTCCCCTTCATCTTCCGCGGCGCGCTCGATGTCGGCGCCAGCGCCATCAACGAGGAGATGAAGCACGCCGCTGTCGAGGCCATCGCGCAGCTCGCGCGTGAGGCGCCGTCGGACGCCGTCTCCCAGGGTAGCCTCGATACCGGCGAGGCCGGCGGCTTCGGGCCGGGCTCGCTGATCCCCAGCCCCTTTGACCCACGGCTAATCCTGCGTATTGCACCGGCGGTCGCGAAGGCGGCGATGGAATCAGGCGTCGCGACGCGCCCCATCACCAATTTCGACGAATATCGCGCGCTGCTGGAGCGCTTTGCCTTCCGTTCCGGCCTCGTCATGAAGCCGATGTTCGCCAAGGCCAAGACCCAGCCGGTACGCGTGATCTACGCCGAAGGCGAGGACGAGCGCGTGCTCCGCGCCACGCAAGTGGTGCTGGAGGAGAAGCTGGCGACGCCGATCCTGGTCGGCCGTCCCTCGGTGGTCGAGGCGCGCATCAAGCGTTTCGGCCTGTCGATCAAGGCGGGCAAGGATTTCGACCTCGTCAATCCCGAGGATGATCCGCGCTACCGCTCCTACGTGCAGTCCTATGTCGAGGTCGCCGGCCGCCACGGCGTGACGCCGGATGCGGCGCGCACGGTGGTGCGCACCAATAACACTGTCATCGCTGCGCTCGCGGTGACACGCGGGGAGGCCGATGCGATGCTCTGCGGCGTCGAGGGCCGCTATATGAGCCATCTGCGTCATGTGCGCGAGATCGTCGGCTTCTCGCCCGGCGTCAGCGACTACGCGGCGCTGGCTCTGCTGATCACCAGCAAGGGCGCGTTCTTCATCGCCGACACGCAAGTGAGGCCCAATCCGAGCGCGGAAGAGCTTGCCGAGATCGCCTCGCTCGCTGCGGTCCACGTCCAGCGCTTCAACATCAAGCCGAAGATCGCCTTCGTCTCGCATTCCGATTTCGGCAGCTACGACACGGAGTCGTCGCGCAAGATGCGGCGGGCGACCCAGCTCTTGAAGGAGAAGCATCCGGAGATCGAGGCCGACGGCGAGATGCAGGGCGACACCGCGCTCTCCGCCGCGGCGCGCCGCATGGTGCTGCCGCACTCCAAGCTGGAGGGCGAGGCCAACATCATGATCATGCCGACGCTGGACACCGCCAACGTCGCCTATCAGATGATCAAGTCGCTGGCGGATGCGTTGCCGGTCGGCCCGATCCTGATCGGCCCGGCGCGGACCGCGCATATCCTCACCCCCTCGGTGACCGCACGCGGCATCCTCAACATGACGGCGGTCGCCGTGGTCGAAGCGCAGGAGCGTGCGGCCCGACAGCAGCCGACGTTGTTTACGTAG
- the aspS gene encoding aspartate--tRNA ligase — MHRYRSHTCGALRESNIGETIRLSGWVHRVRDHGGVLFIDLRDHYGLTQCVVDPDSPAFSLAEKLRSEFVVKMDGKVRRRPEGTDNDDLPTGKVEVYVSEIEVLGPAGDLPLPVFGDQEYPEDIRLKYRFLDLRREKLHRNIMTRVEIIKSMRRRMEGQGFFEFNTPILTASSPEGARDFLVPSRIHPGKFYALPQAPQQYKQLLMMSGFDRYFQIAPCFRDEDPRADRLPGEFYQLDVEMSFVTQEDVFAAMEPVITGVFEEFAKGKPVTKNWRRIPFAEALRKYGSDKPDLRNPIEMQDVSEHFRGSGFKVFARMLEDPKNQVWAIPATGGGSRAFCDRMNSWAQGEGQPGLGYIMWREGGEGAGPLANNIGPERTAAIRAQIGTKEGDAAFFVAGDPDKFWKFSGLARNKVGEELNLTDKERYELAWIVDFPMYEYNEEDKKVDFSHNPFSMPQGGLEALKGQDPLTIKAFQYDITCNGYEIASGGIRNHVPEAMVKAFEIAGYGEQEVVDRFGGMYRAFQYGAPPHGGMAAGVDRIVMLLCGTTNLREISLFPMNQQAMDLLMGAPSEATTKQLRELHVRVNLPQK, encoded by the coding sequence ATGCATCGCTACCGGTCACATACATGCGGCGCGCTCCGCGAGAGCAACATCGGCGAGACCATCCGCCTCTCGGGCTGGGTCCATCGCGTTCGCGACCATGGCGGCGTGCTGTTCATCGATTTGCGCGACCATTACGGCCTGACCCAGTGTGTGGTCGACCCGGACTCGCCGGCGTTCTCGCTGGCCGAAAAGCTGCGCTCGGAATTCGTGGTCAAGATGGACGGCAAGGTCCGCCGCCGCCCCGAGGGCACCGACAATGACGATCTGCCGACCGGCAAGGTCGAAGTCTATGTCAGCGAGATCGAGGTGCTGGGCCCGGCCGGCGATCTGCCGCTGCCTGTGTTCGGCGACCAGGAATACCCCGAAGACATCCGCCTGAAGTACCGCTTCCTCGACCTGCGTCGCGAGAAGCTGCACCGGAACATCATGACGCGCGTCGAGATCATCAAGTCGATGCGCCGGCGCATGGAGGGGCAGGGCTTCTTCGAGTTCAACACGCCGATCCTGACCGCGTCCTCGCCGGAAGGTGCGCGCGACTTCCTGGTGCCGTCGCGCATCCATCCCGGCAAGTTCTACGCGCTGCCGCAGGCGCCGCAGCAGTACAAGCAGCTGCTGATGATGTCCGGCTTCGACCGCTACTTCCAGATCGCGCCGTGCTTCCGCGACGAGGACCCGCGCGCCGACCGTCTTCCGGGCGAGTTCTATCAGCTCGACGTCGAGATGAGTTTTGTGACGCAGGAAGACGTCTTCGCGGCGATGGAGCCTGTGATCACCGGCGTGTTCGAGGAGTTCGCCAAGGGCAAGCCGGTGACGAAGAACTGGCGCCGCATTCCGTTCGCCGAAGCGCTGCGCAAATACGGTAGCGACAAGCCTGACCTGCGCAACCCGATCGAGATGCAGGACGTCTCCGAGCACTTCCGCGGCTCCGGCTTCAAGGTGTTCGCGCGCATGCTCGAGGATCCCAAGAACCAGGTCTGGGCAATTCCCGCGACGGGCGGCGGCAGCCGCGCCTTCTGCGACCGCATGAATTCGTGGGCGCAGGGCGAGGGCCAGCCGGGCCTCGGCTACATCATGTGGCGCGAGGGCGGCGAGGGCGCAGGTCCGCTCGCGAACAATATCGGGCCGGAGCGCACCGCTGCGATCCGCGCGCAGATCGGCACCAAGGAAGGCGATGCCGCCTTCTTCGTCGCCGGTGACCCCGACAAGTTCTGGAAGTTCTCAGGTCTTGCCCGCAACAAGGTCGGCGAGGAGTTGAACCTCACCGACAAGGAGCGGTACGAGCTCGCCTGGATCGTCGACTTCCCGATGTACGAATACAACGAGGAGGACAAGAAGGTCGACTTCTCGCACAACCCGTTCTCGATGCCGCAGGGTGGCCTGGAAGCGCTGAAGGGTCAGGATCCGCTGACCATCAAGGCGTTCCAGTACGACATCACCTGCAACGGCTACGAGATCGCCTCGGGCGGCATCCGCAACCACGTGCCGGAAGCCATGGTGAAGGCGTTCGAGATCGCCGGTTACGGTGAGCAGGAAGTGGTCGACCGCTTCGGCGGCATGTACCGCGCCTTCCAGTACGGCGCGCCGCCGCATGGCGGCATGGCCGCGGGTGTCGACCGCATCGTGATGCTGCTCTGTGGCACCACGAACCTGCGCGAGATCTCGCTGTTCCCGATGAACCAGCAGGCCATGGACCTCCTGATGGGCGCCCCGTCGGAAGCCACCACAAAACAGCTCCGCGAGCTGCATGTGCGGGTCAACCTGCCGCAGAAGTGA